From Capsicum annuum cultivar UCD-10X-F1 unplaced genomic scaffold, UCD10Xv1.1 ctg52239, whole genome shotgun sequence:
GAATGTTGCAATCAGGAAGGAGGAAGCACTTTTATCGGGCGGATCGGCAGAGAAAATTAAAATAGCAAAAAAGCCAAAGAAGAACATGATTAAATCACATCTGAGAACAAAGACAGTAGCTAACCAAACAATGACTGTAAAGTAATCTGAAGGCTCACATAGAAGAATCGCCTCAATGGGGCATCATCATTCATCAGAGAAGAAATTAAGTTCTAAAATTTGGGATGAAATGGTGAGTAATGATGAAGAAGAGGAGAgtgaagaggaagaggaagaggaagaggatgaAGAGTATTTTCCAAGACCCTTAACAAAATTTCAGATGCCACTGAAGGAAGCGTTGAATAGTTTGAGAACTTCCACCGAGGTAAAAGTTCTTAGAAATGGACGTATAAGAACTACAGGGAATGACGAAGAGAAAGACGAGCCTTCCCAGTGCAGGGACAGGCTCAAACTATCTACCTCCACAAAAAACATTCTTCTGAGTGGAAATTCACAAACTAAAAGGATGCCTGACAAAGTAAATCTACAACAATGCCCAGGAACTTCAAGCAAGAAGATGATTCATAAAGGAGATAATACAATGAACAAGGTGGAATTTCGAAGTGAATAAAAGCGGGATGTTTGCAAGAAAAAAACAAGTTTATCTAAGGTTGGAAATAAAATGCCAGGGACTCGTGAAATTTGAGGCTCAGAGAATAAAAGGCGGGCGCTTGCTATATTAAATGAACAATGTTTAGGAATGTCAAGCAAGAAGAAGATTCCTCAAGGAGAGAGTACAACGGATAAGGTGGATGAAAGTGAAAACGAGTGGAGTATGTGCAAGGAAAAGCCAAGTTTGTCCAAGGATGCAGAGAATAGAAGGACATCTGTACGACGTGCTACTGGTTCATTCAGGAGATACGGAGATTACTATGTTGGTGAGTGGGAAGATGATACTGATGATTATAAGGTTTACCCACTATGTTATGGACATCATATACCCAGTAACACAAGAAGCCAGGGAGCTGATGTTTCACCTGAGTCGAAACCCAAAAATAGTCCAAAAGATACAATAAAAATTTCAGGAAAGTTATCTGTTTGTAGTTCATTGCCTTCCTGGGCGCCTGCTAAATTAAATGGAGAACAGTGTCTAGGAACGTCAAGAAAGAAGAAGAGTCCTCGAGCAAATAGTACAATGGATAAAGTGGATAACAGTGAAGATGAGTGGAATGTGTGCAATGAAAAATCAAGTTTGTCCAACGATGGAAAAAAGAAGCAGAGAATTTATGAAAAAGATTCAGAGAATAAAAGGACATCTGTAAGACGTGCTGCTGCATCACTCAAGAGATACGATCATAATTACTTTGTTGGTGAGTGGGAAGATGATTCTAAGGAGTATGAGGTTTTTCCAATTAGTGATGGACATCATACACCAAGTAACACAAGAATCCAGAGAAGTGAAGTTTCACATAAGTCAAAACTAAAAGATAGTCTGAAAGATTCAATAAATAATTCAGGGAAGTTATCTGCTTGTTGTTCATTGCCTTCCACCTCATCGTCCTCCGGTTCCACAATTTCAAGAAATGGAATAGATGGATCTAAAAACATGAAGGTTAAGCtcattttgttcatatttcaCTTTAAATGGcatttcctcttttttttatttaattccttCAGACGATGACACTTATTTATGTAATCGTATGCAGGTAAATTGTCTGGCAGTAAATTGTCATCAATGTAGAAGAAGTGATAGAAGAACTGTTGTTCCTTGTACGAAGTGTAAAGAGAAATTTTACTATATCAAGTGCATCAGGGAATGGTAAACCTCTAAAGTGTATTTCTTATCTTGCTGTCCAAATGCTTAGACATTGTCGAATGGAATTTTAA
This genomic window contains:
- the LOC124892943 gene encoding uncharacterized protein LOC124892943, with product MSSKKKIPQGESTTDKVDESENEWSMCKEKPSLSKDAENRRTSVRRATGSFRRYGDYYVGEWEDDTDDYKVYPLCYGHHIPSNTRSQGADVSPESKPKNSPKDTIKISGKLSVCSSLPSWAPAKLNGEQCLGTSRKKKSPRANSTMDKVDNSEDEWNVCNEKSSLSNDGKKKQRIYEKDSENKRTSVRRAAASLKRYDHNYFVGEWEDDSKEYEVFPISDGHHTPSNTRIQRSEVSHKSKLKDSLKDSINNSGKLSACCSLPSTSSSSGSTISRNGIDGSKNMKVNCLAVNCHQCRRSDRRTVVPCTKCKEKFYYIKCIREWYPELEEEDVSELCLYCLGKYNCNLCLHSSGMLKVCLFFLIKRNELVAFVFQLLLKYLFP